Below is a genomic region from bacterium.
GCGAAAGCACGTCCGCCAGTGCAATCGTCAGGGGCGAATACCGGTTCGACGGGCGTAACGACGCCGCGTTTGCCGCGTAAGTAGCCTCGGTGACTACAGAGAGCCCGTTCACGCTTTTGATTCGCGTGGGCGGGCTCTTCTCTTTTATACACTAAATGTGATTCTCGATGTTTCTTTAGAATCGATCGGTCGCCGTTCGCGTAGCCGAGACGGGTCTAACAATCGAACGATAGCGGCGCAATGCTCAAGTCTCTTGCGGCTGAATGTTTTCAGCGATTGAAGCATTGAGAGACTAAACAGATTACTCTATTCATAAAGACGCATATACCACCTCGTAAAGTCACCCAATACCGCTTTGGTATCAACGACGAATATGAAAATCCTTGGATATACGGCGTTTCCACGCGGCGGCTTTCCCAGGGTCTTTAGCAATTTTTACCTTTGATGTAACTTCGTGATCTAACTTCTTCAACTTATCCTTGGCGCGCTCAAGGTCGGTTTCCGTTTTAAAGAGAAGTTCGACTGCCTTTCGAGCTTTGGGATTAAAACGCACTTCAATCACCCATTCGTGGATTACGGCAATAAACACTTCTTGACGAACTTTCGGCGAGTACGATACCTCAACGTTAGAGAATGCGAGCTCCCGGGTTGCGAGCTTGTCGAGCGCCGAAGAGGAGCCGATGAGAAGATAGGCTCTTCTTCCTTTTGCTCCAAGGAGCATATCGTGGCTTTTGTCGCTATCGCCACGCAGTACACTCGACCAATTATGCGGATTAAAGAGGTAAAGGTGCTGGCGGTGAGGAACACCCTTTTCAATTACTGAAAACAGATGGGACCATATCCGATCCATAGCAGTAAGACCATGAATGGTAAGCGTGATCTCTTCTCCGCGTTCAAGCTGACTGAAGTCGCCGAGGATGGAACTGTTTTTATATTCGACAAGCTGGCGAAGCTGCTTTAACCAATGTTCGCTTACCGATACGGCAGAACGGTAGACGATAACCTTCTCTTGCGCTCTCAGCTTTCTAAGCGCCCTATAAAAACCCTGCTTCGTGCAGGCGTGCTTCCTCCTCAGGCCTTTAAGGAGCTCAGTAGTCGTAACCGCTCCTTTTTGAAGTACAAAAGTAAGGACTGAATCTTCAAGGCGGCTGCCTAACAGTTGCATAGCAGTAAACAACCCGTTTACTATACACCCATTTTGGCCCAGATGCTTGAGCTTGGCAAAAGGCGGGTTCTAAATGTACGCGGACGGAAGAACCGTTCTCTTTGGAGGAACGAACTATGTGTTTTTGTGGCTATGATCCGAAAATGGGCGAGAGCGTCCGGGTGTTTGCTGAGGGGTTGAATCGATCCCTCAGCGCCAAGGCCGAGCGTCTCGGTCTTACCATGTCCGCGCAGATGCAATCGGAAGCGCTCGAGCTGAACGCGCTGATCGAACTCCTGAACCAGAAGCTCGCGAACTCGGAAGACTCTCGACGACATGAGCTGGAAGGACTGCTCGGCATCGTGTACCTCATTCGTGCTCTTATGCAGCCGGAACGAAACGAGATATCCGTTCGCAGCGACTTCGAACTCTCAGTTCGCACGCGGGCAGTTCGACTGGACGAGAGCATGATTCGCTTCGAACAAATCTTCGAATCCGACCAGGGTGATTTTCTCAGCGAGCGGCTTCGTCGTGCGGTTGCTGCCGCAATTGAGGCTTAATTTCAGCCTGTCCCTTCTTGAGAACCCACGTTCTTCTGCTGCTATGCGGTGGAGAACGGAGGGTTCTTCTTTTCGTTTTGGGTTCCGACAGCGCCTGCAGGCTCGCTGAGCTTTACTGGTTCTACAAACGCGCCCGAATCCTCTCCGCATTCCCCTCGAAATCCATTTTGTCCCCTTCCGCTTGGCCCGGGAATATCCAGACATGGGCATGCGCCACTTCCTCGCCGACGCTCTTCGAGATAATCCAATCGGTATTGAAAGCCTTTTGCTGCGCTCTCGCGACTTTCCGGACAACTTCGAAATAGCGGCCGATGTCGGGAACGTCCCATATCCAGCGGTAGTGCTGTTTCGGTATGACCTGCACGTGGCCTGGCGTTTCCGGATGGATATCGATAAACGCGAGGAAGAAATCGTCCTCATATACCTTGTATGAAGGAATCTCGCCCCGGACGAGCTTGCAGAACACGCAGTCTTCCATGAAGGAAATATAGCGCACGGAGGAATTCTGGTACAATCCACCAACGATGTTTCCGCTCCATGGTCCTTTGGACGAACGAATACGGGAAATACTCTCCGAGTATGACGACCTGACCGCCGCGCTGCTCTCGCGCAGGGGCATTACGACCAAGAAAGAGGCCGAAACCTTCCTCAACCCGAGCTATGAGGAGCATCTCCACGATCCGCTCCTTATAAAGAACATGCCGGGGGCGGCGAAGATGCTTGCGGAAGCGATTGCCTCGGGCGAGCGCATCTGCGTATGGAGCGATTATGACTGCGACGGCATTCCGGGCGGCGTCCTTCTCCATGATTTCCTCAAGAAAGCGGGCGCGAACTTCGAGAACTATATCCCGCACCGGCATGACGAAGGATACGGGCTCAATATTCCGGGGCTCGAGAAGCTTGCGGGGAGCGGCGTGAAGCTCGTCGTGACGGTCGATTCCGGCATCACGGATGTCGAACAGGTCGCGCGCGCGAAAGAGCTCGGCATGAAAGTCATCGTGACCGACCACCACCTGCCGGGCCCCGCGCTTCCTCCGGCTGATTTCGTTATCGACCAGAAGCAGGAAGGAGAAACGTCGCCGTACCAGGAACTGTGCGGCGCGGGAGTCGCGTGGAAACTCGCCTGCGCGACGCTTGCGGTCGCTCCCGGGCTTCGGGAGAAGATTCCTGTCGGCTGGGAGAAGTGGCTTCTCGATATGGCGGGGCTCGCGACGATCGCCGACATGGTTCCGCTTACGGGCGAGAACCGGGTTATCGCGAAATACGGACTCCTGGTCATGCGAAAATCGCCGCGCATTGGCCTGCAAAGACTTTGCCGCGTCGCCCGCGTCGAGCAGCGCTCGATCACCGAAGGCGATGTGGCGTTCATGCTCGCGCCGAGGATAAACGCGGCGTCGAGAATGCTCGATCCGCGCGACGCGTTCGACCTTCTCACGACAAGCGATGAGATAGAGGCGGACGAGCTCGCGAAGAAGCTCGAGAAAGCGAACCGGGCACGTCGCGCGTCCGCCGGAGCGATAACGCGGGAGGTGCACGACCGGATTGACGAGCGCCTTTCGGTGCCGGACGCCGAACTCCCTGCCGTGATCGCGATCGGGAATCCTTCGTGGCGCCCGGCCCTTCTGGGGCTCGTCGCAAGCGGCGTCGTCGAGGAGTACGCGCGCCCGGTATTTCTTTGGGGGAGGGAAGCGGACGGCCGCCTCAAGGGTTCGTGCCGCACGGACGGGACGGTGAACGTGGTCGAGCTCATGGAAGCCGCGAAGGATACCTTCGTCGAATTCGGCGGCCATGCCGCGTCCGGCGGATTCACCGTCCGCGACGACGCGGTTTTTTATCTTGAGGAACGCCTTTCGGAAGCGAAATCGAAACTGAAGTCCGCGGAAAGTGCCGACGCGTTCTCGCACGCGGACGCCGAGATCGCTCCGCATGAAGTCACGGCAGCCCTTCTGTCGAAATTAGAGAAGCTCGCGCCCTTCGGAGAGGGAAACCCAAAACCGCTCTTCCATTTCCGCGACGTGCTCCTTGACGAAGCGTCGCGCTTCGGGAAAGGAGAGGAGCACCTGCGCCTCCTTATCATGAGCGACGGCTTCAAGCCGCTCGAAGCGATCTGTTTCTTCGCGAAGCGCGAACTTGGGGCGAAGTGCTTCGAGTTTTCGGAAGGGGACCGCGTGCATGTGCTCGCGCATCTCGAGCGAAATCAGTTTTCGAAATACGGTTCCGTGCGGCTGCGGTTGGTTGACGTAAAGAGGGTTTAATGATTATATATAAATATCCCCTACAGTAACGGAGGAATGAGGGATGAGTGCAGGAACCAATGAACATTTGCTGATCATCAGACAGTACCCGGGGCTTGCGAGCCTGATCAATGACATCAAGAATCCCGCGAAAGG
It encodes:
- a CDS encoding HIT domain-containing protein; translation: MEDCVFCKLVRGEIPSYKVYEDDFFLAFIDIHPETPGHVQVIPKQHYRWIWDVPDIGRYFEVVRKVARAQQKAFNTDWIISKSVGEEVAHAHVWIFPGQAEGDKMDFEGNAERIRARL
- the recJ gene encoding single-stranded-DNA-specific exonuclease RecJ, with translation MFPLHGPLDERIREILSEYDDLTAALLSRRGITTKKEAETFLNPSYEEHLHDPLLIKNMPGAAKMLAEAIASGERICVWSDYDCDGIPGGVLLHDFLKKAGANFENYIPHRHDEGYGLNIPGLEKLAGSGVKLVVTVDSGITDVEQVARAKELGMKVIVTDHHLPGPALPPADFVIDQKQEGETSPYQELCGAGVAWKLACATLAVAPGLREKIPVGWEKWLLDMAGLATIADMVPLTGENRVIAKYGLLVMRKSPRIGLQRLCRVARVEQRSITEGDVAFMLAPRINAASRMLDPRDAFDLLTTSDEIEADELAKKLEKANRARRASAGAITREVHDRIDERLSVPDAELPAVIAIGNPSWRPALLGLVASGVVEEYARPVFLWGREADGRLKGSCRTDGTVNVVELMEAAKDTFVEFGGHAASGGFTVRDDAVFYLEERLSEAKSKLKSAESADAFSHADAEIAPHEVTAALLSKLEKLAPFGEGNPKPLFHFRDVLLDEASRFGKGEEHLRLLIMSDGFKPLEAICFFAKRELGAKCFEFSEGDRVHVLAHLERNQFSKYGSVRLRLVDVKRV